One genomic window of Spirochaetota bacterium includes the following:
- a CDS encoding SPOR domain-containing protein produces MENFDFNERPVTREKNVFLLHLDVPRIILICAVLIGIIVTTFLLGMNFSENKVVSHNALVMPEIPGDTLAQLDKGIDITNSTQNPDLPLIDNTTKMDMTPKVDEPTKLDINPKQDIADATMSKNNQSQTEQVIHDTVHKENIVKNVPKKNVKAKATIKKNKVVEVAKTDETHLKHISQRSWSIQIASYNTLTKAQKEAKSLQTMKYDAYVDKADVSGKTYYRVKVGPILKEDKAISMLQEIQSIDKYKESYIVKE; encoded by the coding sequence ATGGAAAACTTTGATTTCAATGAAAGACCAGTAACCAGGGAAAAAAATGTTTTTTTACTTCATCTTGATGTTCCCCGCATTATACTGATCTGTGCGGTATTAATCGGTATAATAGTAACAACCTTTCTTTTAGGAATGAATTTCAGCGAAAATAAAGTTGTTTCCCATAACGCTCTGGTAATGCCTGAAATCCCAGGTGATACACTGGCTCAGCTTGATAAGGGCATTGATATAACTAACAGTACCCAAAATCCAGATCTTCCATTAATAGACAATACTACTAAGATGGATATGACACCTAAAGTTGATGAACCAACCAAACTTGATATAAATCCCAAACAGGATATAGCAGATGCTACTATGTCTAAAAATAACCAATCTCAAACAGAGCAGGTTATTCATGATACTGTGCACAAAGAAAACATTGTAAAAAATGTCCCAAAAAAGAATGTTAAAGCCAAAGCAACTATAAAAAAGAATAAAGTAGTTGAAGTAGCAAAAACCGATGAAACACATTTAAAGCATATATCCCAGCGATCATGGTCTATACAGATAGCATCATATAATACATTAACAAAAGCTCAAAAAGAGGCAAAAAGCCTTCAGACAATGAAATATGATGCGTATGTCGATAAGGCGGATGTATCAGGAAAAACGTACTATCGTGTTAAAGTAGGTCCTATTTTGAAAGAAGACAAAGCTATTAGTATGCTACAGGAAATACAATCAATTGATAAATATAAAGAAAGCTATATTGTAAAAGAGTAA
- the coaE gene encoding dephospho-CoA kinase (Dephospho-CoA kinase (CoaE) performs the final step in coenzyme A biosynthesis.) — translation MRIGVTGIYASGKGTVCSMFEQLGAIVIDTDIIARQIVTPPSPVLDTLVKTFGDDILNQDGTLNRRYLAQKVFTCKKNVDMLNSITHPAIFHEVMQRSNNSNSIYMINTPLLFETEFYKYMDKNIVVIANTDQVIKRGVIRDGISEDEIKARLNYQISLKEKMQLADYIIDNSGSLENTKKQVEELWKTLISMKDQ, via the coding sequence ATGAGAATAGGTGTAACCGGCATTTATGCATCTGGAAAAGGCACGGTGTGCTCCATGTTTGAACAATTAGGGGCGATAGTTATTGATACAGACATTATTGCCCGCCAAATTGTCACCCCTCCAAGTCCTGTGCTTGATACACTAGTAAAAACATTTGGAGATGATATACTCAATCAAGATGGGACACTAAACAGAAGGTATCTAGCTCAAAAGGTATTTACTTGTAAAAAAAATGTGGATATGCTCAATTCGATAACCCATCCTGCAATATTCCATGAAGTTATGCAAAGATCTAATAACAGCAATAGTATCTATATGATTAACACCCCTTTGCTGTTCGAAACAGAATTTTATAAATACATGGACAAAAATATCGTCGTAATTGCAAATACCGATCAGGTCATAAAAAGAGGTGTTATTCGTGATGGAATAAGTGAAGACGAAATAAAGGCACGTCTTAATTATCAAATTTCTCTTAAAGAAAAGATGCAATTAGCCGATTATATCATAGATAATTCTGGATCATTAGAAAATACTAAAAAGCAGGTTGAAGAATTATGGAAAACTTTGATTTCAATGAAAGACCAGTAA
- the hisD gene encoding histidinol dehydrogenase, translated as MIAIRNLSDLTAKDRTKLFQRFGQDFTGIMVNKVIPIIQKVRDEGDAAVIEYTRQFDKVELTQVCATEKEIVNAYNNTDKVVIKSFEKAIENIYEFHLHQRRDSFIYTREDGTTLGMLYQPIESAAVYVPGGKASYPSSVLMGVIPAQIAGCKHISIITPPSKDGSIAPYIGAMAHILGITTIIKSGGAHGIAAAAYGTQSVPKAEIIVGPGNIYVTAAKAYLFSQGIIQIDSLAGPSEVLIIADDSAHPHWVAWDLLSQAEHEEMAIAILVTTSQKLAKKVNEYIEEDINSGRGRHEIKKKALHNAHIIIVSSIEEAIEFSNNYGPEHMELMVENPLQYLTKIKNVGSLFLGGYAPVAVGDYFSGTNHVLPTGGAARFSSGLGVETFMRRTSFQYLTPSALKEAVDHVSRMSSVEGFDDKHGDSLRIRFK; from the coding sequence ATGATAGCTATAAGGAATTTATCTGATTTGACTGCAAAAGACCGTACTAAGTTGTTTCAGCGTTTTGGCCAGGATTTTACGGGCATAATGGTTAATAAGGTTATCCCGATTATACAAAAGGTGAGAGATGAAGGTGATGCTGCTGTTATTGAATATACACGACAATTTGACAAGGTTGAATTGACCCAGGTGTGTGCAACAGAAAAGGAAATTGTAAATGCATATAACAATACTGATAAGGTTGTGATTAAATCATTTGAAAAAGCTATAGAAAATATATACGAATTCCATTTACACCAGAGAAGAGATTCGTTCATTTATACACGGGAAGATGGTACTACTCTGGGGATGCTGTATCAGCCAATTGAAAGCGCTGCAGTGTATGTGCCTGGGGGGAAAGCATCATATCCTTCGTCGGTGTTAATGGGTGTAATCCCGGCACAGATTGCAGGGTGCAAACATATTTCAATTATTACACCTCCATCAAAAGATGGTTCGATAGCTCCGTATATTGGTGCAATGGCTCATATTCTTGGTATTACCACAATAATCAAATCCGGTGGGGCACATGGTATTGCTGCTGCTGCATATGGTACTCAATCCGTTCCAAAAGCAGAGATTATTGTTGGGCCAGGCAATATTTATGTAACTGCTGCAAAAGCATATCTTTTCAGTCAGGGGATTATACAGATTGATTCACTTGCGGGACCAAGTGAGGTATTAATTATTGCTGATGACAGTGCACATCCTCACTGGGTAGCATGGGATTTGTTATCACAAGCAGAGCATGAGGAGATGGCAATAGCCATTTTAGTAACAACATCACAAAAGCTTGCGAAAAAAGTGAATGAGTATATCGAAGAAGATATAAACTCAGGAAGAGGAAGGCATGAAATAAAGAAAAAGGCATTACACAATGCACACATTATTATTGTATCTTCAATTGAAGAGGCAATAGAGTTTTCAAATAACTATGGGCCTGAACATATGGAACTTATGGTGGAAAACCCATTGCAATATTTAACTAAAATTAAAAATGTAGGCTCACTATTTTTAGGTGGATATGCACCTGTTGCAGTAGGTGATTATTTTTCAGGGACCAATCATGTGCTTCCTACAGGTGGTGCTGCACGATTTTCGTCAGGGCTGGGTGTTGAAACATTTATGCGCCGCACCTCATTTCAGTATCTGACGCCTTCAGCACTAAAAGAAGCAGTGGACCATGTATCGCGTATGTCTAGTGTTGAAGGATTTGATGATAAGCATGGAGATTCATTGAGAATTAGGTTTAAGTAA
- the gyrA gene encoding DNA gyrase subunit A: protein MTKKQDNPKEKRVYNIEIEESMKRSYLDYAMSVIVGRALPDVRDGLKPVHRRILHAMNERAWRSDRPYVKSAKIVGEVIGNYHPHGDAAVYDTLVRMAQDFSMRLPLIDGQGNFGSIDGDPPAAYRYTEARLSALAQELLKDIDKDTVDFVSNFDETRKEPVVLPAAFPNLLVNGSSGIAVGMATNIPPHNLSEVIDAIVYMIDNPDATVKQLMKFVKGPDFPTGGIIVASEEMIKAYAKGKGSIVVRGKLHIEEQKNKSLIVVTELPYQVNKAALIAKIAELVNNKVIEGINELRDESDRNGLRIVIGCRKDAVTNIIINQLYKHTQLQTSFGINLLALVNNQPKLLDLKGLIAHYISHRKIVVTRRTQYELAKAKERAHILEGLKIALDNIDEVIAIIRGSKTVEEANERLIKRFKLSEIQSKAILDMRLQRLTSLEVKKVIDELKELLKLIDELTAILKSEKRIYALVKDELIAIKEKYQDKRRTEIVYEDTSVSFEAEDLIAEEDMVITITNDGFIRRLSADTFKKQRRGGKGVIGLSSKKEDFITMMTIASTHDTLLLLSNKGKIFGMKVYEIPIASKNTRGKSLKGIINLASGETITAICSVNDFSENFLCMVTRNGIMKKTALEEFSNVKKGGIIAINLHKDDELVDVKVVKSQDDVVIATKNGLLLRTNIAKMRAMGRNSSGIIGMRVSSDDQIIAMDVVKPDSDLCVVTSRGYGKKTQYSHFATKGRGGKGMAYLKISEKNGYAVGVRSVHPEDEVIIASKKGMTIRLKAKEISYQGRTAGGVLLLQLDKDDEVTDFAVLYEDKE, encoded by the coding sequence GTGACTAAGAAACAGGATAACCCAAAAGAAAAAAGAGTTTATAATATTGAAATTGAAGAATCGATGAAACGCTCATACCTGGATTATGCGATGAGCGTCATTGTAGGGCGAGCACTTCCGGATGTACGTGATGGATTAAAGCCTGTACACAGACGAATTCTTCATGCAATGAATGAGCGTGCATGGCGAAGTGATAGGCCCTATGTAAAGTCAGCAAAGATAGTTGGTGAGGTTATAGGTAACTATCACCCGCATGGTGATGCGGCGGTGTATGATACACTAGTCAGAATGGCTCAGGACTTTTCTATGCGACTGCCATTAATTGATGGGCAGGGAAACTTTGGTTCAATTGATGGTGATCCACCTGCTGCATACCGATATACCGAAGCACGCCTTTCGGCACTTGCGCAGGAACTGCTCAAAGATATTGATAAAGATACGGTAGATTTTGTTTCTAACTTTGATGAAACAAGAAAAGAGCCGGTTGTTCTTCCAGCTGCGTTTCCAAACCTTCTGGTTAATGGCTCATCAGGTATTGCAGTTGGCATGGCCACAAATATTCCCCCTCACAATCTTTCTGAGGTGATTGATGCAATAGTATACATGATTGATAATCCTGATGCCACTGTGAAGCAGTTGATGAAATTTGTAAAAGGGCCGGATTTCCCAACAGGTGGCATTATTGTTGCCTCAGAAGAAATGATAAAGGCCTATGCAAAAGGAAAAGGCAGTATTGTTGTCAGAGGCAAGCTCCATATTGAAGAGCAAAAGAACAAATCACTCATAGTAGTGACCGAATTGCCCTATCAAGTCAATAAAGCTGCATTAATAGCCAAAATTGCAGAGCTGGTCAACAATAAGGTAATTGAAGGTATTAATGAGTTACGTGATGAATCAGACCGAAATGGGTTAAGAATAGTTATTGGATGTAGAAAAGATGCAGTCACAAACATTATTATTAATCAGCTTTATAAGCATACACAGTTGCAAACATCCTTTGGCATAAATTTATTAGCCCTGGTCAATAATCAACCTAAGCTTTTAGATTTAAAGGGGCTTATAGCTCACTATATTAGCCACAGGAAAATAGTTGTTACTCGCAGAACTCAGTATGAATTAGCAAAAGCAAAAGAAAGGGCACATATCCTTGAAGGGTTAAAAATAGCACTTGATAATATTGATGAGGTGATAGCAATAATCAGAGGTTCAAAGACCGTTGAAGAGGCTAATGAAAGGCTTATCAAGCGTTTTAAGCTCTCTGAAATTCAATCCAAAGCAATCCTTGATATGAGATTGCAACGGTTAACAAGTCTTGAAGTGAAGAAAGTTATTGATGAGTTAAAAGAATTGTTGAAACTGATTGATGAACTGACAGCGATCTTAAAAAGCGAGAAAAGAATATATGCGTTAGTTAAAGATGAACTTATTGCCATTAAAGAAAAATATCAAGATAAAAGAAGAACAGAGATTGTATATGAAGATACATCAGTAAGCTTTGAAGCTGAGGATTTGATTGCTGAAGAGGACATGGTCATTACAATTACTAATGATGGATTTATACGTCGTCTATCTGCTGATACATTCAAAAAACAGCGCCGTGGTGGCAAGGGTGTCATTGGGCTTTCATCCAAAAAAGAAGATTTTATTACCATGATGACTATCGCCTCAACTCATGATACGCTGTTATTGTTGTCAAATAAAGGTAAAATATTTGGCATGAAGGTATATGAGATACCTATTGCTTCAAAGAATACACGAGGAAAATCATTAAAAGGCATCATCAACCTTGCATCGGGTGAAACCATAACAGCAATCTGTTCAGTAAATGATTTTAGTGAAAACTTTTTATGCATGGTTACGCGTAATGGTATAATGAAAAAGACTGCGCTGGAAGAATTCAGCAATGTAAAAAAAGGTGGCATAATTGCAATTAATCTGCATAAAGATGATGAACTCGTTGATGTGAAGGTAGTGAAATCACAGGATGATGTGGTGATAGCAACCAAAAATGGACTGCTACTTAGGACAAATATTGCCAAGATGAGGGCTATGGGAAGAAATTCTTCTGGTATAATTGGAATGAGAGTTTCATCAGATGATCAGATAATTGCAATGGATGTTGTAAAACCAGATTCTGACCTTTGTGTGGTAACATCGCGTGGGTATGGTAAGAAGACACAATATTCACACTTTGCTACAAAGGGCAGAGGTGGGAAAGGAATGGCATATCTTAAGATAAGTGAAAAGAATGGGTATGCAGTAGGTGTCAGGTCCGTACATCCTGAAGATGAAGTCATTATTGCATCAAAAAAAGGAATGACAATTAGGCTAAAAGCAAAAGAGATATCATATCAGGGAAGAACAGCAGGCGGGGTTCTGTTGTTGCAACTTGATAAAGATGATGAGGTAACCGATTTTGCAGTTTTATATGAAGATAAAGAGTAA
- a CDS encoding DUF115 domain-containing protein, with translation MNSIEYYLEPSKEGYHTLRVKSEDNSFRYIHSKYYPSKESSYLQDIVNPEKYDVCIILGIGLGYHLAYLHQVIHLFKQIICIDIHNYLPNATISPEIQSIIENPSIQLVYVNHDTISMLHDVIKFNFTKGIQVIEHPASINAFPSLFSSIKRSLQQIIEKSVTNHLTSSMFAYRYIKNALINLSRLPECFSVQQCKDVHKDKPCIIVAPGPSFDAIAEHLATMQHHVIIIAVDSALKALHAYSIIPDYIVSIDPQPVVFAHFFSTHTNSYIISTPTAHPMIFSSPVILSLNTHPLCQLIDELYPDHIGSVDSRTGTVLGDAISFALFAGCNPLAITGADFSFPRFITYARTTEYQYRYQCMHSRITPLETKNMDYIIYASRRTLTHSTYSRKVFIQYRNAINNLLPKNVHIFHLHPQLPLENARPLTIKNFLSLPQVIHHKKEIPLPLQKLSGTINIHTVYAMLQDETIFSSILEASHIRSLIDIQKIHHLLLKGANL, from the coding sequence ATGAATTCAATAGAATATTATTTAGAACCCTCAAAAGAGGGCTATCATACACTTCGAGTTAAAAGTGAAGACAACTCATTTAGATATATTCACAGCAAATATTACCCCAGCAAAGAATCATCATATTTACAGGATATTGTCAATCCTGAAAAATATGATGTGTGCATTATTTTAGGAATTGGTCTAGGGTATCATCTTGCATATTTACATCAGGTTATACATTTATTTAAGCAGATTATCTGTATAGATATTCATAATTATTTACCTAATGCCACTATATCACCTGAAATACAATCAATCATTGAAAACCCTTCTATACAATTGGTGTATGTTAATCATGACACCATTAGTATGTTACATGATGTAATAAAATTTAATTTTACTAAAGGCATCCAAGTCATTGAACATCCTGCTTCAATCAATGCGTTCCCATCACTATTTTCCTCTATAAAAAGGTCTTTACAGCAAATTATAGAAAAATCCGTCACAAACCATCTCACTTCATCCATGTTTGCCTATCGGTATATCAAAAATGCTTTAATAAACCTTTCACGTTTGCCAGAATGCTTTTCGGTACAGCAATGCAAAGATGTACATAAAGATAAGCCCTGCATCATCGTTGCTCCCGGTCCATCATTTGATGCAATTGCAGAGCATCTTGCCACGATGCAACATCATGTTATTATCATAGCAGTTGACTCTGCACTTAAAGCTTTGCATGCATATTCTATCATACCTGATTATATTGTTTCCATTGACCCACAGCCCGTTGTGTTTGCTCATTTTTTTTCCACACACACTAACTCATATATTATCTCAACGCCTACTGCACATCCGATGATTTTTTCTTCACCTGTTATTCTCTCACTAAACACACACCCTCTATGCCAGTTGATAGATGAACTATACCCTGACCATATTGGTTCTGTCGATAGCCGAACTGGAACAGTCCTTGGCGATGCAATTTCATTTGCACTCTTTGCAGGATGCAATCCTTTAGCTATAACTGGAGCCGACTTTTCATTTCCACGCTTTATCACTTATGCCCGTACAACAGAATACCAGTATCGTTATCAGTGCATGCATAGCCGTATAACCCCATTAGAAACAAAAAATATGGACTATATCATATATGCATCCCGACGTACTCTTACTCACAGCACATATTCAAGAAAAGTATTCATCCAGTACCGTAATGCTATAAATAACCTTCTGCCTAAAAATGTGCATATATTCCATTTACATCCACAATTACCCCTTGAAAACGCAAGGCCTCTTACAATCAAAAACTTTTTATCACTACCACAAGTCATACACCACAAAAAAGAAATTCCACTTCCACTACAAAAGCTATCTGGCACCATTAACATTCACACAGTATATGCAATGCTACAGGATGAAACTATCTTTTCATCTATTTTAGAAGCATCACATATTCGGTCTTTAATTGACATTCAGAAAATACATCATCTTTTACTCAAGGGGGCAAATCTATGA
- a CDS encoding amidohydrolase family protein has protein sequence MIIDAHTHIFNDEMVHNKEKYCDDRQFSLLYYGKAKIANAEMLLESMNNNAVDASVTLGFTWQKKEYAIEHNEYLVKMQQKYKGKVYAFGAIALESDIYEQITLIKEMGLYGIGEVAFYVSGFNEEEELLCGQILAIAEKVKLPVCLHVNEPVGHFYAGKYYTDMRKLFALLAQYSKIPIICSHWGGGLLFYELMPEVKQSLRHVYYDTAATPFLYHPDIYSISIQVCGKEKIIFGSDYPLLGYSRYAQHFENLGNSADHILYKNVIQLLGIQ, from the coding sequence ATGATAATTGATGCACATACACATATTTTTAACGATGAGATGGTACACAACAAGGAAAAGTATTGCGATGACAGGCAATTTTCTTTGCTGTATTATGGCAAAGCAAAGATTGCTAATGCTGAAATGCTGTTAGAATCAATGAATAATAATGCAGTTGATGCATCAGTGACTCTGGGCTTTACCTGGCAAAAAAAGGAATATGCAATTGAGCATAATGAGTACCTTGTAAAGATGCAACAGAAATATAAAGGAAAAGTATATGCATTTGGAGCGATAGCTCTTGAGAGCGATATATATGAACAGATAACATTAATCAAGGAAATGGGATTGTATGGCATTGGTGAGGTTGCTTTTTATGTAAGTGGCTTTAATGAAGAGGAGGAATTGTTATGTGGCCAAATTCTTGCAATAGCAGAGAAGGTTAAATTACCGGTGTGCCTACATGTAAATGAACCAGTTGGCCATTTCTATGCGGGAAAATATTATACTGATATGCGAAAGCTTTTTGCGCTACTTGCACAATATTCTAAAATACCGATTATCTGCTCACATTGGGGGGGTGGGCTTTTATTTTATGAACTAATGCCTGAAGTTAAACAATCGTTACGACATGTTTATTACGATACTGCCGCTACTCCGTTTCTATACCATCCGGATATATATAGTATAAGCATACAGGTATGTGGTAAAGAAAAAATTATTTTTGGAAGTGACTACCCGCTTCTTGGATATTCACGCTATGCACAACATTTTGAAAATCTTGGCAACAGTGCAGATCATATTTTGTATAAGAATGTGATACAACTGCTTGGTATACAGTAA
- the gyrB gene encoding DNA topoisomerase (ATP-hydrolyzing) subunit B, giving the protein MTSYRADKIQVLEGLDAVRKRPAMYIGSTDINGLHHLVYEVVDNSIDEALAGFCDTINVTINKDNSIEVIDNGRGIPVDIHPVYKTSALEIVLTKLHSGGKFDNQAYKVSGGLHGVGISVVNALSEYMEVEVYRDGRRYFQSYKRGVPTDKVKDIGETKKTGTRVLFKPDGEIFEETEFHFETLSKRMRELAFLNSGIKITLKDLRGKGKEHTFYYKGGIVSFVQSLTENKTSITKKVIYFHDSRNNVDVEIALDYIDAYTETVFCYANNIHTKEGGTHLIGFKSALTRVLNDFLKREGYDKKISQLSGDDVREGLVAIVSVKIPNPQFEGQTKMKLGNSEVKGIVESITNEHLTQFFEENPQIVRKILEKCIDTARARIAAKKARDLTRRKNALENDSLPGKLADCSERDPALCELYLVEGDSAGGSAKQGRDRRFQAILPLKGKILNVEKSRLDKILSNDEIKTIITALGTGIGENEFDITKCRYHKIIIMTDADVDGSHIRTLLLTFFFRYMPEIITNGYLYIAQPPLYNIKLGKEQYYAYSDEERDAILKTLDKSKVTIQRYKGLGEMNPEQLWETTMDPEKRTLLQVTLEDEVEADEVFSILMGDAVEPRRKFIEENAHMVENLDL; this is encoded by the coding sequence ACTGATATTAATGGGCTTCATCATCTAGTATATGAGGTAGTTGATAACTCAATTGATGAAGCACTTGCAGGGTTTTGCGATACTATCAATGTTACAATTAACAAAGATAACTCAATTGAAGTTATAGATAATGGACGTGGCATTCCTGTTGATATTCATCCTGTGTACAAGACATCAGCATTGGAGATAGTTCTTACCAAATTACATTCTGGAGGAAAATTTGATAATCAAGCATACAAAGTATCGGGTGGTTTACATGGTGTGGGTATTTCTGTTGTGAATGCTCTCTCTGAATATATGGAAGTGGAAGTGTACAGGGATGGCAGGCGTTATTTTCAAAGCTACAAGCGAGGTGTCCCTACAGATAAGGTTAAGGATATAGGTGAAACAAAGAAAACAGGAACACGAGTGCTTTTTAAGCCGGATGGTGAAATATTTGAGGAAACTGAATTTCACTTTGAAACCCTGTCAAAACGTATGAGGGAACTTGCATTTCTTAATAGTGGTATAAAAATCACTTTAAAAGATTTAAGAGGTAAAGGTAAAGAACACACATTTTATTATAAAGGTGGAATTGTTTCTTTTGTTCAGAGCTTAACTGAAAATAAAACTTCCATCACTAAAAAAGTTATATATTTTCATGATAGCCGCAATAATGTTGATGTAGAAATAGCTCTAGATTATATCGATGCATATACAGAAACAGTATTTTGCTATGCCAATAATATTCATACAAAAGAAGGCGGAACTCATCTAATAGGATTTAAATCTGCATTGACTCGAGTATTGAATGATTTTTTAAAACGGGAAGGGTATGATAAAAAAATTTCCCAGCTTTCTGGAGATGATGTTAGGGAAGGTCTAGTAGCCATAGTAAGTGTTAAGATTCCAAATCCTCAGTTTGAGGGCCAGACTAAAATGAAATTGGGGAACAGTGAGGTTAAAGGAATTGTTGAATCAATTACCAACGAACACCTGACGCAGTTTTTTGAAGAGAATCCTCAGATAGTACGGAAAATTTTAGAAAAATGTATAGATACTGCTCGTGCTCGTATTGCAGCCAAAAAAGCACGTGACCTGACACGAAGGAAAAATGCACTTGAAAATGATTCGCTACCAGGTAAACTTGCAGATTGTAGCGAGCGTGATCCAGCACTATGCGAGCTGTATCTTGTTGAGGGCGATTCTGCAGGAGGTTCAGCAAAGCAGGGCAGGGACAGAAGATTCCAGGCTATTTTGCCTTTAAAAGGTAAAATACTTAATGTGGAAAAATCTCGCTTGGACAAAATTCTTTCCAATGATGAAATTAAAACCATCATCACTGCACTGGGAACAGGAATTGGCGAAAATGAATTTGATATCACAAAGTGTAGGTACCACAAAATTATTATCATGACAGATGCAGATGTTGATGGTTCGCATATTAGAACGTTGCTGTTAACTTTCTTTTTTAGATATATGCCTGAGATTATTACCAATGGTTATCTGTATATTGCTCAACCACCATTATATAATATTAAGTTGGGCAAGGAACAGTATTATGCATATAGTGACGAAGAACGGGATGCAATTCTTAAAACATTAGATAAGTCTAAAGTAACCATTCAAAGATATAAGGGTTTAGGTGAGATGAATCCCGAACAGTTGTGGGAAACAACGATGGATCCAGAGAAAAGAACCTTATTACAGGTGACACTGGAAGATGAGGTTGAGGCAGATGAGGTGTTTTCTATATTGATGGGTGATGCAGTGGAACCCAGAAGAAAATTTATAGAAGAGAATGCTCATATGGTAGAGAACCTAGATTTATAA
- a CDS encoding DUF4168 domain-containing protein produces MFRYIVTIMVAIALIITGCKKTTITPKLFVTIQNEILDSDMQQSTKESIVAKYGITLQQYEEYEKKVESDPELKAQVGKERLNIMKK; encoded by the coding sequence ATGTTCAGGTATATAGTAACAATAATGGTAGCGATAGCTCTTATTATAACTGGTTGCAAAAAAACTACAATAACACCAAAACTTTTTGTGACAATACAAAATGAGATTCTTGACAGTGATATGCAGCAATCAACCAAAGAATCCATCGTTGCAAAATATGGAATCACTTTGCAACAGTATGAAGAATATGAAAAAAAAGTTGAAAGCGACCCCGAATTAAAGGCACAAGTTGGAAAAGAACGCCTCAATATTATGAAAAAATAG
- a CDS encoding DnaJ domain-containing protein — protein MKYRDNLYEILEISPQSTKEEIRKAFCTKVKTLHPDSTGFSSERFTIELQKIIEAYRILMDDRERAHYDATFLKYASKPDKHYIPQKRIRYSISLKDLLKKEFLPKKMRRKDIVHEFDHDIEIVCTQQEIAKGAIALVQLPSRILCPLCNGQHRDCYVCNGIGRISSASTFEIALPEDIIHTTILTVDLRKYRPDTFTDLTIKYLRIKVTII, from the coding sequence ATGAAATATCGGGATAATCTCTATGAGATTTTAGAAATCTCTCCTCAATCAACAAAGGAAGAGATACGCAAAGCTTTTTGTACTAAAGTCAAAACCCTTCACCCAGATAGTACCGGGTTTAGTTCAGAACGATTTACTATAGAATTGCAAAAGATAATTGAAGCTTACCGAATCCTCATGGATGACAGGGAACGAGCACACTATGATGCCACATTTCTGAAATATGCATCAAAACCAGATAAGCATTACATACCCCAAAAACGCATCAGGTATTCTATTTCGCTTAAGGACTTATTGAAAAAAGAGTTTTTACCAAAAAAGATGCGCCGTAAGGACATTGTGCATGAATTTGACCACGATATTGAGATAGTCTGCACACAACAGGAAATAGCAAAAGGAGCAATTGCGTTGGTGCAGTTGCCTTCCAGAATACTGTGCCCCCTATGTAACGGGCAACACCGCGATTGCTACGTGTGTAACGGGATTGGACGGATATCAAGCGCTTCAACATTTGAAATTGCCCTGCCTGAAGATATTATTCATACAACAATACTCACCGTTGACTTACGGAAATACCGCCCTGACACTTTTACCGATTTAACCATTAAGTATTTACGGATAAAAGTAACAATTATATAA